One window of Saprospiraceae bacterium genomic DNA carries:
- a CDS encoding peptidylprolyl isomerase, translating into MRFISYLFLLLIPVIGQSQDKDPVLFTVSGKEVRVSEFEYIYSKNNQKEADFSRKSLLDYLNLYTKFKLKVQAARDMGVDTIPALIKELEVYRQQLTTNYLNDREVTDRLAREVYERQKKDVLINHILFSLSPNATGADTMKSYELAANAIKTLKNGVRWEDACKVSNDMNSAQKGGRLGWFSSMFPDGFYDLENAAYSLKPGQVYPSPIRTKLGFHVLRLESERPAYRRMEAAHILIKKSSRYNADLVAQSKADSLYKKIKEGQSFEELARTLSDDKTTAPQGGNIGYFGINQFEPAFEEAAFKLAKDGDVSLPVESSIGWHIIKRLHKDEEIPYERAKRKIQADIQRDQRFAIAQATLIEKIKTESGYKENKEALMRFTNAMDTNFFTYKWRIPDSLVDEKLFSLGNQNFGTRDFAEYVKTNTRQRLQGGDQKDVSTTLKNMLKEYASQKCLQFEEGKLEDKYPDFKALMREYREGILLFEATKNVVWDRASEDTTGLKLYYEKNKQNYKWDERAVIHAISIDTTNKKLADEIYKFAKKNSINKVLAKFDVEKRYISFQKLIAEKKSPDSYKGIGFTQGSMTELSLDSDLTSYSFRKVEENLPAGIKTLDEARGYIIADYQDHLEMLWVEELKSKYPVKVNETVFNSLVKN; encoded by the coding sequence ATGAGATTTATAAGCTACCTGTTTTTATTGTTAATTCCAGTGATTGGCCAATCACAAGATAAAGATCCTGTTCTGTTTACTGTTTCAGGTAAAGAGGTTCGGGTTTCTGAATTTGAGTATATCTATAGTAAGAATAACCAAAAAGAAGCTGATTTTAGTAGGAAATCCCTTTTGGATTATTTAAACCTGTACACTAAATTTAAATTAAAGGTTCAGGCAGCCCGGGATATGGGTGTTGATACCATTCCAGCCCTTATTAAGGAATTAGAAGTTTACCGCCAACAACTGACAACCAATTATCTGAATGATCGGGAAGTTACGGACAGACTAGCCAGAGAAGTGTATGAACGTCAAAAAAAGGATGTTTTGATCAATCATATTTTATTTAGCTTAAGTCCAAATGCAACGGGAGCGGATACGATGAAGTCTTATGAATTAGCAGCAAATGCAATTAAGACCTTAAAAAATGGTGTTCGGTGGGAAGATGCTTGTAAAGTTTCTAATGATATGAATTCTGCACAAAAAGGCGGTCGCCTCGGATGGTTTTCCTCTATGTTTCCAGACGGATTTTATGATCTTGAAAATGCAGCCTATTCCTTAAAGCCTGGTCAAGTTTACCCGAGCCCAATTAGAACAAAACTTGGGTTTCATGTGCTCCGTTTGGAATCAGAACGTCCTGCCTATCGAAGAATGGAAGCCGCACATATCCTTATTAAAAAATCTTCACGCTACAATGCTGATTTAGTTGCTCAATCAAAAGCAGACAGCCTTTATAAAAAAATAAAAGAAGGACAGAGTTTTGAAGAACTGGCCAGAACCCTAAGCGATGATAAAACTACAGCTCCACAAGGTGGCAACATAGGTTACTTTGGAATTAATCAATTTGAACCTGCTTTTGAAGAAGCTGCATTTAAACTAGCGAAAGATGGGGACGTCAGCCTGCCAGTAGAATCCAGCATTGGTTGGCATATTATTAAAAGATTGCATAAAGATGAGGAGATTCCTTATGAACGAGCTAAACGTAAAATTCAGGCTGACATTCAAAGAGATCAACGATTTGCTATTGCACAAGCTACATTAATTGAAAAAATAAAAACAGAATCCGGATACAAGGAAAATAAAGAAGCATTGATGCGATTTACCAATGCAATGGATACAAACTTTTTTACTTATAAATGGAGAATACCAGACAGTTTGGTGGATGAAAAATTATTCTCATTGGGTAATCAAAACTTCGGAACGCGTGATTTTGCTGAATATGTAAAAACAAATACCCGTCAACGTTTACAAGGAGGTGACCAAAAAGATGTTTCAACTACATTAAAAAATATGTTGAAAGAATATGCTTCTCAAAAATGTCTTCAATTTGAAGAAGGAAAATTGGAAGATAAATATCCAGACTTTAAAGCCCTTATGAGAGAATACCGTGAAGGCATATTATTATTTGAAGCTACAAAAAATGTTGTATGGGATCGCGCTTCAGAAGATACCACAGGCTTGAAATTGTATTATGAAAAAAACAAACAAAACTATAAATGGGATGAACGGGCTGTGATTCATGCAATCAGTATCGATACAACCAATAAAAAACTTGCAGACGAAATTTATAAGTTTGCTAAAAAGAATTCAATCAATAAGGTCTTAGCTAAATTTGATGTAGAGAAAAGGTATATTTCTTTTCAAAAATTGATTGCCGAGAAAAAATCACCTGATAGTTATAAAGGAATCGGCTTTACTCAAGGCAGTATGACTGAATTAAGCCTTGATTCAGATTTAACCAGTTATTCATTCCGTAAAGTTGAAGAAAATTTACCTGCTGGTATTAAAACTTTGGATGAAGCACGTGGATACATTATTGCAGATTATCAAGATCATCTTGAAATGCTTTGGGTTGAAGAATTGAAAAGCAAATATCCCGTAAAAGTTAACGAAACTGTTTTCAACAGTTTGGTAAAAAATTAA
- a CDS encoding peptidylprolyl isomerase has product MKVSKFIFLFLLVFQFSFNLYAQSKTIDKIIAKVGGEIILYSDWQEQISFMKNKQGASLDDPSCSILENLLIQKFMINRAKVDSIEIKDEEIEQQLNARLEQILAYFNNDFQKFEEYYGQSVADTRERFKEDLKNQLLAERLQNKIIGEIRVTPEETQAFFDRIPKDSIPYFNSEVEISEIVYKPKINAAQKKAAKEKLEKILMRIRNGEDFGKIASLVSDDVGSAKNGGALGWMKRGSLVPEFEAVAYNLEKDSISGIVESEYGLHIIQLLERRGNSILSRHILIKPKVETEDLKLAEHYLDSIRNLIIKDSIPFETAVRYFSDKKAESFNNGGQLLNPKTGTATFETGDLDPDVFFAIDGLKVLDISKPFVSTDLDGSKSYRIVKLLSKTAPHKANLKQDYAKIQSAAKDFKKNMKFQEWLGNNVPKAYIEIDPSIKALCPEVGSWILSE; this is encoded by the coding sequence ATGAAGGTATCAAAATTCATTTTTTTATTCCTATTGGTTTTCCAGTTTAGTTTTAATCTATACGCACAATCCAAAACAATTGATAAAATAATAGCTAAGGTTGGTGGTGAAATTATTTTATATTCTGATTGGCAAGAACAAATCAGCTTTATGAAAAATAAACAAGGGGCTTCATTGGATGATCCCTCCTGTTCCATTTTGGAAAATTTATTGATTCAAAAATTTATGATCAACCGAGCCAAAGTGGATAGTATTGAAATTAAAGATGAAGAGATTGAGCAACAATTAAATGCGAGATTGGAACAGATTTTAGCTTATTTTAATAACGACTTCCAGAAATTTGAAGAATACTATGGTCAAAGTGTTGCTGATACAAGAGAACGATTTAAAGAAGATTTGAAAAATCAATTGCTTGCAGAACGTCTTCAGAATAAAATTATCGGAGAGATTCGCGTAACCCCTGAAGAAACGCAAGCTTTTTTTGATAGAATTCCAAAAGATAGCATCCCCTATTTTAATTCCGAAGTTGAGATTTCTGAAATTGTATATAAACCAAAAATTAATGCCGCTCAGAAAAAAGCTGCTAAAGAAAAGCTAGAGAAAATTTTAATGCGGATCCGGAATGGTGAAGATTTCGGTAAAATTGCCAGTTTAGTATCAGACGATGTGGGTTCTGCTAAAAATGGAGGTGCTTTGGGTTGGATGAAAAGAGGAAGTCTGGTGCCTGAATTTGAAGCAGTGGCTTATAACCTTGAGAAAGATTCGATTTCAGGAATTGTAGAATCAGAATACGGATTACACATCATTCAATTGTTGGAACGCCGCGGAAATTCCATTTTAAGCAGGCATATTTTAATTAAGCCCAAAGTTGAAACTGAAGATTTAAAATTAGCGGAACACTACTTAGACTCTATCCGAAATCTAATTATAAAAGACAGCATCCCATTTGAAACAGCAGTGCGCTATTTTTCAGATAAGAAAGCAGAATCTTTTAACAATGGCGGTCAATTATTAAATCCAAAAACGGGAACCGCAACTTTTGAAACGGGTGATTTAGATCCCGATGTATTTTTTGCAATTGATGGCTTGAAAGTTTTAGATATATCAAAACCCTTTGTTTCCACAGATCTTGATGGCTCAAAATCATACCGGATTGTAAAACTGCTCTCTAAAACAGCACCACATAAAGCAAACTTAAAACAAGATTATGCTAAGATTCAATCCGCTGCAAAAGATTTTAAAAAGAATATGAAGTTTCAAGAGTGGTTGGGCAACAATGTCCCAAAAGCATATATTGAAATTGACCCGAGTATTAAAGCCCTTTGCCCAGAGGTTGGCAGTTGGATCCTTTCAGAATAA